One region of Roseovarius faecimaris genomic DNA includes:
- a CDS encoding cytochrome P450 has product MTNDPLPYLDFADPQFSTRGPEVIAAREAHWCARTPFGLAVTRYTQVGRILRDRRFRQGSHNWPDTVGIDGPFADFWRASVIGQEGQAHKRLRALAVPALSEDFVLSLKPAFDDIAEDLCAGLRGKTRCEFASEFGMPFAGQAIATLLGMDRCDWRIVAENASDLGLAMGVGAKAYEARFNAACERLFELAGQLVERVRKGQDDTSYVARMVANFDANGDCTEDELRNTIVISIFGGVDTTKALLGLGLSLFIEHPDQWAALRADDNLIAPAIEEFLRARPTTTWATREATDDVEMDGLIIPRGTVVHLLMHASARDPAICGNPSFDINAKRKKHFSFGGGAHHCIGHFVARTDIASALAALRRSFRTIEYDGVPEWLPDSGNTGAIRLPIRYEVDHEI; this is encoded by the coding sequence ATGACAAACGATCCCCTGCCCTATCTTGATTTTGCCGACCCGCAGTTCTCAACGCGCGGCCCCGAAGTGATTGCCGCGCGCGAGGCGCATTGGTGCGCACGTACGCCCTTCGGCCTTGCCGTCACGCGCTATACGCAGGTCGGCCGCATCCTGCGCGACCGGCGCTTTCGGCAAGGCAGTCATAACTGGCCGGATACAGTGGGGATTGACGGCCCGTTCGCAGATTTCTGGCGCGCCTCTGTGATTGGACAGGAAGGGCAAGCACATAAACGGCTGCGCGCCTTGGCGGTGCCCGCTCTGAGCGAGGACTTCGTGCTGTCGCTCAAGCCCGCTTTCGACGACATCGCCGAAGACCTCTGCGCCGGGCTGCGCGGCAAGACCCGCTGTGAGTTTGCCTCGGAGTTCGGCATGCCCTTCGCCGGTCAGGCCATCGCCACCCTGCTCGGCATGGACCGCTGCGACTGGCGTATCGTGGCTGAGAACGCCTCGGACCTCGGCCTCGCCATGGGCGTGGGCGCCAAAGCGTACGAAGCCCGGTTCAATGCAGCCTGCGAACGGCTGTTCGAACTCGCCGGGCAACTGGTGGAGCGCGTTCGCAAAGGACAGGACGACACAAGCTATGTGGCGCGCATGGTGGCCAATTTCGACGCCAACGGCGATTGCACCGAAGACGAGCTGCGCAATACGATTGTCATTTCGATCTTCGGCGGGGTGGATACGACAAAGGCGCTTCTGGGTCTGGGTTTGTCCCTTTTCATTGAGCACCCCGATCAGTGGGCGGCGCTGCGCGCGGACGACAACCTGATCGCACCCGCCATCGAGGAATTCCTGCGCGCCCGACCGACAACGACCTGGGCCACCCGCGAGGCGACCGATGACGTGGAGATGGATGGCCTGATCATTCCCAGGGGCACCGTGGTGCATTTGCTGATGCATGCCTCCGCGCGCGACCCGGCGATCTGCGGAAATCCCAGCTTTGATATCAACGCCAAACGCAAGAAGCATTTCAGCTTTGGTGGCGGCGCTCATCATTGCATCGGCCATTTCGTTGCCCGAACAGACATTGCCAGTGCGCTCGCGGCGCTGCGCCGGTCCTTCAGGACGATCGAGTATGACGGTGTGCCCGAATGGCTGCCCGATAGTGGCAACACCGGGGCGATCCGGCTGCCGATCAGATATGAGGTGGATCATGAGATTTGA
- a CDS encoding mandelate racemase/muconate lactonizing enzyme family protein: MRLKELHIYQHELPVKDGPYTMANQEVRALDSTLVRLISEDGHEGWGETCPLGPTYAEAHGRGARAALEAMGDGMIGVDLAPLTLHRAMDARLAGHSYAKAAVDIAAHDLIGKALGLSVAQLLGGVARTRLPSYYALGLSSPDKTARRAGERLAEGYPRLQLKIGGRAVETDIETIRKVWEVTRGRVPLVVDANRGLTLRDAIRLSEACRDLPLIIEQPCPRIADLKQLRPKLHHPLYMDESAADLATVLDVVGDNLVDGFGMKLTRIGGLHPMTTLRDICAARALPHTCDDSWGGDIIAAACTHVGATVSPHLLDGVWIAAPYIDGHYCAKGGVIVEAGHIALPDGPGLGLMIDPEQFGTPVASFGG, translated from the coding sequence ATGCGCCTCAAGGAGCTGCATATCTACCAGCATGAACTGCCGGTAAAAGACGGCCCCTATACGATGGCCAATCAAGAGGTGCGCGCACTCGACAGCACCCTCGTGCGGCTGATCTCGGAGGACGGCCACGAGGGCTGGGGCGAGACCTGCCCGCTTGGTCCGACCTATGCCGAGGCGCATGGGCGCGGGGCGCGCGCGGCACTTGAGGCAATGGGCGACGGGATGATCGGGGTGGACCTGGCCCCGCTTACGCTGCACCGGGCGATGGATGCGCGTCTGGCAGGGCATAGCTATGCCAAAGCGGCGGTGGACATTGCCGCGCATGATCTCATCGGCAAGGCGCTTGGCCTCTCTGTGGCTCAGCTTCTGGGCGGCGTGGCGCGAACCCGGCTGCCCTCCTACTACGCGCTCGGGCTTTCCAGCCCTGACAAGACCGCGCGGCGCGCGGGTGAGAGACTGGCCGAGGGCTACCCAAGGCTCCAGCTCAAGATCGGCGGGCGTGCGGTGGAGACCGATATTGAAACAATCCGCAAGGTCTGGGAGGTCACGCGCGGCCGGGTGCCGCTCGTCGTCGATGCCAACCGGGGGCTGACCCTGCGCGATGCCATCAGGCTCAGCGAGGCGTGCCGCGATCTCCCCCTGATCATCGAACAGCCCTGCCCGCGCATCGCGGACCTCAAGCAGCTTCGACCTAAACTGCACCATCCGCTCTATATGGATGAAAGCGCCGCCGATCTCGCCACCGTGCTGGATGTGGTTGGCGACAACCTGGTCGACGGCTTCGGCATGAAGCTGACGCGGATTGGCGGCCTGCACCCCATGACCACGCTGCGCGATATCTGCGCCGCCCGCGCCCTGCCCCATACCTGCGATGACAGCTGGGGCGGAGATATCATCGCCGCCGCCTGCACGCATGTCGGGGCCACCGTCAGCCCACACCTGCTGGACGGTGTCTGGATTGCCGCGCCCTATATCGACGGGCATTACTGCGCAAAGGGCGGTGTTATCGTCGAGGCGGGCCACATCGCCCTCCCCGATGGGCCGGGCCTGGGCCTCATGATCGACCCCGAGCAGTTCGGTACACCTGTTGCATCTTTTGGAGGGTAA
- a CDS encoding trimethylamine methyltransferase family protein, producing MSVDAVGTMRRGRGARKQARQTRDFTMLPALKRGLPLTEPMSQEEIERIDAASMDILENVGVVFRDDIAIADWKRAGADVRDGDRVHLDRGLVRELIKTIPETFTYHARNPANNLPFGRNHAIFVPMTGAPYLRDLDDVRRNPTLADLANFHKLSHMLPAMHSSAHHIVEPYDHPISQRHLRITYSSMKHSDKTFMGMTTSPKNAEDVMEMCAILFGEAFLEDHPVCTGNCNGNSPLVWDETMLGAMRAFNKRNQPVLCSPFVLGGANTPASVAPTVAQLNAEALSALAYTQVVRKGCPAIYGHYLSTVSMKSGAPMAGTPEISLMNLMIGQMARFYRVPWRSSNTLGGAKTFDAQAGYESATTLMALQMAGTNYMWHSAGWNEAGMHCSMAKFVVDAEQCAMAYRMAEGIRWDDFDEALAAVADIGPGGHYLGHPHTLENFQRAFFMPELFDNNSIEQWQAEGGIEVNERALTYTRNLLDAYEEPKLDAGVNEALLDYIARREREIPAADALNQEL from the coding sequence ATGAGTGTAGACGCCGTAGGGACCATGCGCCGGGGGCGCGGAGCACGCAAACAGGCAAGGCAAACGCGGGATTTCACCATGCTACCGGCACTCAAGCGGGGCCTTCCGCTGACCGAGCCGATGAGCCAGGAGGAGATCGAGCGGATTGACGCCGCATCGATGGATATTCTGGAAAATGTCGGCGTGGTCTTCCGCGACGACATCGCCATCGCTGACTGGAAACGCGCCGGGGCGGATGTGCGGGATGGGGACCGGGTGCACCTGGACCGGGGGCTGGTGCGCGAGCTGATCAAGACCATCCCCGAAACCTTCACCTATCACGCCCGGAACCCGGCCAATAACCTGCCCTTCGGCCGGAATCACGCGATCTTTGTGCCGATGACCGGCGCGCCCTATCTGCGCGATCTTGACGACGTGCGCCGCAACCCGACGCTCGCCGACCTCGCGAATTTCCACAAGCTGAGCCATATGCTCCCGGCGATGCACAGCTCGGCGCATCATATCGTGGAACCTTATGATCACCCGATCAGCCAGCGGCACCTGCGCATCACTTATTCGTCGATGAAGCATTCCGACAAGACCTTCATGGGCATGACCACCTCGCCCAAGAACGCCGAGGACGTGATGGAGATGTGCGCCATTCTGTTCGGCGAGGCGTTTCTGGAGGATCACCCCGTCTGCACCGGCAATTGCAATGGCAATTCACCGCTCGTCTGGGACGAAACCATGCTGGGGGCCATGCGCGCCTTCAACAAGCGCAATCAGCCTGTGCTCTGCTCGCCCTTCGTGCTGGGCGGGGCCAATACGCCCGCCTCCGTCGCGCCCACCGTGGCGCAGCTCAATGCCGAGGCGCTCAGCGCGCTGGCCTACACGCAGGTGGTGCGCAAGGGCTGTCCTGCGATTTACGGCCACTATTTGAGCACCGTGAGCATGAAATCCGGCGCCCCGATGGCGGGGACGCCTGAAATCTCCCTCATGAACCTGATGATCGGGCAAATGGCGCGATTCTACCGTGTGCCGTGGCGGTCCTCCAACACGCTGGGCGGGGCCAAGACCTTTGACGCACAGGCGGGTTATGAGAGCGCCACAACCCTGATGGCTCTGCAAATGGCCGGGACCAACTACATGTGGCATTCGGCGGGATGGAACGAGGCGGGCATGCATTGTTCCATGGCCAAGTTCGTCGTCGATGCGGAGCAATGCGCGATGGCTTACCGCATGGCCGAAGGTATCCGCTGGGATGATTTTGACGAGGCATTGGCGGCTGTGGCCGATATTGGCCCGGGCGGGCATTACCTTGGCCACCCGCATACGCTGGAGAATTTCCAGCGCGCGTTTTTCATGCCCGAGCTGTTTGACAACAACTCGATCGAGCAATGGCAGGCGGAGGGCGGCATCGAGGTCAATGAGCGGGCCCTGACGTACACGCGAAACCTGCTGGACGCTTACGAGGAACCAAAGCTCGACGCGGGCGTCAACGAGGCCCTGCTCGACTATATCGCGCGGCGCGAGCGCGAGATCCCGGCCGCCGACGCGCTCAATCAGGAGCTCTGA
- a CDS encoding aldehyde dehydrogenase — protein MSDLLTHDEYKAIAADLDLPKTPFVDGKFRKGAGPMMETVNPATGKVITKISTAAAADVDFAVQKAREAFDRGEWSRAHPSERKDVLIRLCKLITRRKHEFAVMESLDSGKPVRDCQLIDIPETIHTIKWHAELIDKIYDQTAPAGDDALSMIVREPLGVVAAVLPWNFPLLMMAWKIGPALAAGNSVIVKPAEQTSLTALRLAEVAHMAGVPRGVLQVLPGDGPSVGEPLGLHMGVDMVSFTGSTETGKRFLRYAADSNMKEVTLECGGKNPAVVLEDAENLDHVAEHVVNAAFWNMGENCSASSRLIVHKAVKAPLMERVLARLRDWKTGDPLDPANHLGALVDADHCKKVTGYLKGKALAGGKAKGNFVEPTVYEVKASDKRAREEIFGPVLSVIEVASTEEAIQLANDTSYGLAAAVFTANVRTAIRAAREIKAGTVTVNCYGEGDISTPFGGYKQSGFGGRDNSIHAHDQFTQLKTIWIDLSDPKDGDDVG, from the coding sequence ATGAGCGATCTGCTGACACATGATGAATACAAGGCCATTGCCGCCGATCTGGACCTTCCCAAGACACCCTTTGTCGATGGCAAGTTCCGCAAGGGCGCGGGCCCGATGATGGAAACAGTGAACCCGGCGACCGGGAAGGTGATCACAAAGATCAGCACAGCAGCGGCGGCGGATGTGGATTTTGCCGTCCAAAAAGCGCGCGAGGCGTTCGACCGGGGCGAGTGGTCCCGCGCGCACCCGTCCGAACGCAAGGACGTGCTTATCCGCCTGTGCAAGCTGATCACGCGCCGCAAGCACGAGTTCGCGGTGATGGAGAGCCTTGATAGTGGCAAGCCGGTGCGCGATTGCCAGTTGATCGACATCCCCGAGACGATCCACACGATCAAGTGGCATGCCGAGCTGATCGACAAGATTTATGACCAGACAGCGCCCGCTGGCGATGATGCACTCTCGATGATCGTGAGGGAACCTCTCGGCGTGGTCGCCGCCGTGCTGCCGTGGAACTTCCCCCTGCTGATGATGGCGTGGAAGATCGGCCCGGCGCTGGCGGCAGGCAATTCGGTGATCGTCAAACCGGCGGAGCAAACCTCGCTCACGGCGCTGCGCCTGGCCGAGGTGGCTCATATGGCCGGTGTGCCGCGCGGGGTGTTGCAGGTGCTGCCCGGTGACGGGCCAAGCGTGGGCGAACCGCTGGGCCTGCATATGGGCGTGGACATGGTCAGCTTTACCGGCTCCACCGAGACCGGCAAACGCTTCCTGCGCTATGCGGCGGACAGCAACATGAAAGAGGTCACGTTGGAATGTGGCGGCAAGAACCCGGCGGTGGTGCTGGAGGATGCCGAGAACCTGGATCACGTGGCCGAACATGTGGTCAACGCCGCCTTCTGGAACATGGGCGAGAACTGCTCCGCCTCCTCGCGGCTGATCGTGCACAAGGCTGTCAAGGCGCCGCTGATGGAGCGGGTTCTGGCCCGTCTGCGCGACTGGAAGACGGGCGACCCGCTGGACCCCGCCAATCACCTGGGCGCGCTGGTGGATGCCGATCACTGCAAGAAGGTAACGGGCTATCTCAAGGGCAAGGCGCTGGCGGGCGGCAAAGCCAAGGGTAATTTCGTGGAGCCGACCGTCTATGAGGTCAAAGCCTCCGATAAGCGGGCGCGCGAAGAGATCTTCGGCCCGGTCCTGAGCGTGATTGAAGTGGCCTCGACCGAGGAAGCCATCCAGCTCGCCAATGACACAAGCTACGGCCTTGCCGCGGCGGTCTTCACCGCCAACGTACGCACCGCCATCCGCGCCGCGCGCGAGATCAAAGCGGGCACGGTCACGGTGAACTGCTATGGCGAGGGCGATATCTCCACGCCATTCGGGGGCTACAAACAGTCGGGCTTTGGCGGGCGCGACAATTCCATCCACGCCCATGACCAGTTCACCCAGCTCAAGACCATCTGGATCGACCTGAGCGATCCGAAAGACGGGGATGATGTGGGGTGA
- a CDS encoding dihydrodipicolinate synthase family protein gives MQFEGIWTPIVTPVHEDFSVNEEALAETVEHLIEGGVHGIISAGTTGEYYAQDFETRAFLARRIKDLIKGRVPYCVGTGALRTEDSIAYARMAKEVGADAILVATPPYSVPTGREIALHALAIDRAVDMPVMLYNYPGRMGVNMDEDTLDRLGRSPNFCGIKESSGDINRLHMIARDYPHLGLLCGMDDQALEFFAWGARGWVCAGSNFAPQAHVALYRACVLEGDFTKGRAIMSAMMPLMRVLEQGGKFIQCIKHGLTLRGINAGPPLRPLHPLNKDDKRALEEVIRTLDTAIAAIEGEGK, from the coding sequence ATGCAATTTGAAGGCATATGGACGCCCATCGTCACGCCCGTGCACGAGGATTTCAGCGTCAACGAAGAGGCTTTGGCCGAGACGGTGGAGCATCTCATCGAGGGCGGTGTGCATGGCATCATCAGCGCCGGGACCACGGGCGAATATTATGCGCAGGATTTTGAAACCCGCGCCTTCCTCGCGCGACGGATCAAGGATCTGATCAAGGGGCGTGTGCCATATTGCGTGGGCACCGGGGCGCTGCGCACCGAGGACAGCATCGCATATGCCAGAATGGCCAAGGAGGTCGGTGCCGATGCCATCCTCGTGGCCACCCCGCCCTATTCCGTGCCCACGGGCCGCGAGATCGCCCTGCACGCGCTGGCCATCGATCGTGCGGTGGATATGCCCGTGATGCTCTACAACTATCCCGGCCGGATGGGTGTAAACATGGACGAGGACACGCTGGACCGCCTCGGCCGCTCACCCAATTTCTGCGGGATCAAGGAAAGCTCGGGCGACATCAACCGCCTGCACATGATTGCGCGTGATTATCCTCATCTGGGCCTGCTGTGCGGCATGGACGATCAGGCGCTGGAGTTTTTCGCCTGGGGCGCACGCGGCTGGGTTTGTGCCGGGTCCAATTTCGCCCCTCAGGCGCATGTGGCGCTTTACCGTGCCTGCGTGCTGGAGGGCGATTTCACCAAGGGTCGCGCCATCATGAGCGCGATGATGCCGCTGATGCGGGTGCTCGAACAGGGCGGCAAGTTCATCCAATGCATCAAGCACGGGCTGACCCTGCGCGGGATCAATGCGGGCCCGCCGCTCAGGCCCCTGCACCCGCTGAACAAGGACGACAAGCGCGCGCTCGAAGAGGTGATCCGCACGCTGGATACCGCCATCGCCGCCATCGAAGGAGAGGGTAAATGA
- a CDS encoding GntR family transcriptional regulator has product MSKDRKSRCIEDLRMRILTQAIVPGSELDEAALCEEYGLSRTPIREIFQRLAGEGYLTQEQNRATRVASMDLGTMRMFFQTAPLIYANIARLAAENRREAELAPLRRTQAKFREAAEAGDAGKAALLNHHFHEQIGRMSHNPYLLTALMRMLIDHTRLSQTFYRPTSDEDARRVTLAIEQHDAMIDAIARQDAEYAVGLTIDHWNLSRDRLERFVRPDPLPIEIAIPKDRTDAI; this is encoded by the coding sequence ATGTCCAAAGACCGCAAATCCCGCTGTATCGAAGACCTGCGCATGCGCATCCTGACACAGGCAATCGTCCCCGGCTCCGAGCTGGACGAGGCTGCGCTCTGCGAAGAATACGGCCTGTCACGCACACCGATACGTGAGATTTTTCAACGTCTTGCCGGTGAGGGCTATCTCACGCAAGAGCAGAACCGCGCCACACGCGTGGCCTCGATGGACCTCGGCACCATGCGGATGTTCTTTCAGACCGCCCCGCTGATCTATGCCAATATCGCGCGTCTTGCCGCCGAGAACCGCAGAGAGGCGGAACTGGCGCCTCTGCGCCGGACCCAGGCGAAGTTTCGCGAGGCTGCCGAGGCCGGGGACGCCGGTAAAGCCGCCCTGCTCAACCACCATTTTCACGAGCAGATCGGGCGCATGTCCCACAATCCCTATCTGCTCACCGCGCTCATGCGCATGCTGATCGACCACACCCGGCTCAGCCAGACCTTCTATCGCCCCACCTCCGACGAAGACGCCCGGCGCGTGACCCTCGCGATAGAACAGCACGACGCCATGATCGACGCCATCGCCCGGCAGGATGCCGAATATGCGGTGGGCCTGACAATCGACCACTGGAATCTCTCTCGCGACCGGTTGGAGCGCTTCGTGCGCCCCGATCCGCTGCCGATCGAGATCGCCATACCGAAGGACAGAACCGATGCAATTTGA
- a CDS encoding aspartate aminotransferase family protein, translating into MDGKVLNNDITQVVEADRAHVWHHLIQHAPWTGTDPKADPRIIVEGRGMRVWDQKGKEHLDAVSGGVWTVNVGYGRERIANAVRDQLIQLPYFAGSTGSIPGALFSEKLISKMPGMSRVYFTNSGSEANEKAFKMVRQISHKRYGGKKYKILYRDRDYHGSTLATMSAGGQDERGAQYGPFAPGFIRVPHCMEYRAQWNLTGEAYAEAAVNAIEEVIKAEGPDTVGALCLEPVTAGGGVIPAPEGYWPRVQELCRKYDILLHIDEVVCGVGRTGTEWFGYQHYGVEPDFVTMAKGVASGYAAIACCVTNEKVFEMFRDDTTDPLNYFRDISTFGGCTAGPAAALENIAIIEEEGLLENTTKMGDYMIDQLRALQDKHAVIGDVRGKGLFLGAELVADRTSKEPVDEKMAQAVVADCMAQGVIIGVTNRSIPGFNNTLCYSPALIATKDDIDEIVSATDKALTKVFG; encoded by the coding sequence ATGGACGGCAAGGTTCTTAACAACGACATCACTCAAGTGGTCGAGGCCGACCGCGCCCATGTCTGGCATCATCTGATCCAGCACGCCCCCTGGACCGGCACAGACCCGAAGGCCGACCCGCGGATCATCGTCGAGGGCCGCGGCATGCGCGTTTGGGACCAGAAGGGCAAGGAGCACCTCGATGCCGTCTCCGGCGGGGTCTGGACGGTCAATGTCGGCTATGGCCGCGAACGGATCGCCAATGCCGTGCGCGACCAGCTGATCCAGCTGCCCTATTTCGCGGGCTCCACCGGCTCGATCCCCGGCGCGCTCTTCTCGGAAAAGCTGATCAGCAAGATGCCTGGCATGAGCCGCGTCTACTTCACCAATTCCGGCTCGGAGGCGAATGAGAAAGCCTTCAAGATGGTTCGCCAGATTTCGCACAAGCGCTATGGCGGCAAGAAATACAAGATCCTCTACCGCGACCGCGATTACCACGGCTCGACCCTGGCCACGATGTCCGCCGGTGGGCAGGATGAGCGTGGCGCGCAATATGGCCCCTTCGCACCGGGCTTCATCCGGGTGCCGCATTGTATGGAATACCGCGCGCAGTGGAACCTGACCGGCGAGGCCTATGCCGAGGCGGCGGTGAACGCGATCGAAGAGGTGATCAAGGCGGAAGGGCCGGACACCGTGGGCGCACTCTGCCTTGAGCCGGTGACCGCTGGTGGCGGCGTCATCCCCGCGCCCGAGGGCTACTGGCCGCGCGTGCAGGAACTGTGCCGCAAGTACGACATCCTGCTGCATATCGACGAGGTGGTCTGTGGCGTGGGCCGCACCGGGACCGAATGGTTCGGGTATCAGCACTATGGTGTGGAGCCCGATTTCGTCACCATGGCGAAAGGCGTGGCCTCGGGCTATGCGGCGATTGCCTGCTGCGTGACCAACGAAAAAGTGTTCGAGATGTTCCGTGACGACACCACCGATCCGCTGAACTATTTCCGCGATATCTCGACCTTTGGCGGCTGTACCGCGGGCCCGGCGGCAGCGCTGGAAAACATCGCCATTATCGAGGAAGAAGGCCTTCTGGAGAACACTACCAAGATGGGCGACTACATGATCGACCAGCTTCGCGCGCTTCAGGACAAGCACGCGGTGATTGGCGATGTGCGCGGCAAGGGTCTGTTTCTCGGGGCCGAACTGGTGGCCGACCGCACCAGCAAGGAACCGGTGGATGAGAAAATGGCACAGGCGGTCGTGGCCGACTGCATGGCGCAAGGCGTGATTATCGGCGTGACCAACCGGTCGATCCCCGGCTTCAACAACACGCTCTGCTACAGCCCGGCGCTCATCGCCACCAAGGACGATATCGACGAGATTGTCTCGGCCACCGACAAGGCCCTGACCAAGGTGTTCGGCTAA
- a CDS encoding ABC transporter ATP-binding protein, which translates to MSKARKSKRGPLYSAQDRDNIRWFWQRYLKSKAPWLVLVLFMLLIQGLVYQQFLSNTENGLRVIFESGSMRDLIWVCAIVFGLFFVRGAMSYLVPLVTVWVSNSAIYEMRRDLIGHLMSLDLAYFERTKSGEIILKVVTQTQLLGVFVALSVANAVRDAITVIIVAAYLIWKNPILFTSAVVVLPFVIWIMNVISDRVKRGQNEVEEAQADYMNGIEETVNGMRTVKIASQEAVETKRLMRETERIRKMITRVQMTQSLAMPSIDLSSAIVYVLVIGGGGYMVLSPEFDVDGAGIITFLLGMVMIFDPARLLAQFFGGLQANLILLDKIRGLYKETPSITDAPDAADRFNTGGDIVLRDVAFSYSPEQPLFEGLNMTFEGGKVSAIVGSTGSGKTTILSLLSRLYDVQAGQISIGGQPIDKLKVASLRGAFSVVAQDIVIFNASIWDNIRYVNPDASDDEIWRAAEDAEIADLIRARGDASVGPKGAQLSGGQKQRIAIARAFLRDAPILLLDEATSALDQATEERIKTALDRLTKGKTTIVVAHRLSSISDADRIFVLEDGQLVDQGKHDQLLSGQGLYAQLYQAQKKGYDRA; encoded by the coding sequence ATGAGCAAAGCAAGAAAATCCAAGCGCGGACCGCTCTATTCCGCGCAGGACCGCGACAATATCCGCTGGTTCTGGCAGCGCTATCTCAAGAGCAAGGCGCCCTGGCTTGTCCTCGTGCTTTTCATGCTGCTCATCCAGGGGTTGGTCTATCAGCAATTCCTGTCGAACACGGAAAACGGGCTGCGCGTGATCTTCGAGAGCGGTTCGATGCGTGACCTTATCTGGGTTTGCGCCATCGTCTTTGGCCTTTTTTTCGTGCGCGGGGCGATGTCGTATCTTGTCCCGCTTGTCACGGTCTGGGTCTCGAACTCCGCCATCTACGAGATGCGCCGCGACCTCATCGGGCATCTGATGTCGCTTGATCTAGCCTATTTCGAGCGCACGAAATCGGGCGAGATTATCCTCAAGGTCGTCACCCAGACCCAGCTTCTGGGGGTCTTTGTCGCATTGTCCGTGGCCAATGCCGTCCGCGATGCGATTACCGTCATCATCGTTGCGGCCTACCTGATCTGGAAAAACCCGATCCTTTTCACCTCGGCCGTGGTGGTGCTGCCCTTCGTTATCTGGATCATGAACGTCATCTCAGACCGGGTGAAACGCGGTCAGAACGAGGTGGAAGAGGCCCAGGCCGATTACATGAACGGGATCGAGGAGACGGTGAATGGCATGCGTACCGTCAAAATCGCCAGCCAGGAAGCGGTCGAGACCAAGAGGCTGATGCGCGAGACCGAGCGGATCCGCAAGATGATCACCCGTGTGCAGATGACCCAGTCCCTGGCGATGCCGTCGATCGATCTCAGCTCGGCCATTGTCTATGTTCTGGTTATCGGCGGTGGCGGCTACATGGTGCTCAGCCCCGAGTTTGACGTGGACGGGGCTGGTATCATCACCTTCCTGCTGGGTATGGTCATGATCTTTGACCCCGCCCGCCTTCTGGCGCAGTTCTTCGGCGGACTACAGGCCAATCTCATTCTGCTCGACAAGATCAGAGGGCTCTACAAGGAAACACCAAGCATCACCGACGCCCCGGATGCGGCGGACCGGTTCAACACCGGCGGTGATATCGTCCTGCGGGATGTGGCGTTCTCCTACAGCCCGGAGCAACCGCTGTTCGAGGGGCTGAACATGACCTTCGAGGGTGGCAAGGTCTCGGCTATTGTCGGCTCCACCGGGTCCGGCAAGACGACCATCCTGTCGCTGCTGTCGCGGCTTTACGATGTGCAGGCCGGACAGATCAGCATCGGAGGCCAACCCATCGACAAGCTCAAGGTCGCGAGCCTGCGCGGCGCGTTTTCGGTGGTGGCGCAGGATATCGTGATCTTCAACGCGTCAATCTGGGACAATATCCGGTATGTCAATCCTGACGCCAGCGACGATGAGATCTGGCGCGCGGCGGAGGATGCCGAGATTGCCGATCTGATCCGCGCGCGCGGCGATGCCAGTGTCGGTCCGAAGGGCGCACAGCTCTCCGGCGGGCAAAAACAGCGGATCGCCATTGCACGCGCCTTCCTGCGAGATGCGCCGATCCTGCTGCTGGACGAGGCCACCAGCGCGCTCGACCAGGCCACCGAGGAGCGGATCAAGACAGCGCTCGACCGGCTGACCAAAGGCAAGACCACCATCGTTGTGGCGCACCGGCTGTCATCGATTTCGGATGCGGACCGGATCTTCGTGCTCGAAGACGGCCAGTTGGTCGATCAGGGCAAGCACGACCAGTTGCTCAGCGGCCAAGGCCTCTATGCGCAGCTCTACCAGGCCCAGAAGAAAGGCTATGACCGCGCCTGA